A DNA window from Pyrus communis chromosome 3, drPyrComm1.1, whole genome shotgun sequence contains the following coding sequences:
- the LOC137727610 gene encoding MDIS1-interacting receptor like kinase 2-like produces the protein MGRVSIYCDKLCLTACLILYIQLASSQKSSFASANSTEAEALLKWKASFQNQTQNNLTSWVNANEAPCNTWIGVSCNSAGSINGLNLTNSSIQGTLLEFPFMSLPNLAYVDLSLNELFDQIPPEISSLNKLIYFDISYNQMSGKIPPEIGLLTNLQVLHLNANKFNGSIPQEIGQLKFVYELALNFNNIEGSIPASVGNLSQLTSLILFGNQLSGSIPPEIGNLSKLVELYLYDNYLSGPIPLSVGNLKNLTIMVLYNNTLSGSIPTSFGNLTNLVYLSVYGNKLSGTIPEEIGNLKFVEEVHLAANRFSGYLPRDICSGGLLQRFTAENNKFTGPIPKSLKGCKSLVRIRLQGNQLKSNISEDFGVYPNLQFVDLSHNSLYGEISDIWGQCPNLTTLRFAGNNLTGSIPSEIANATKIQELDFSLNHLVGVVPKDLGRLTSMVNLKLNGNQLLGSIPSEFGAFTQLDSLDMSTNKLNGSIPSIFGELISLNYLNLSNNNFSQEIPFQLGKLFHLSQLDLSRNSLDGKIPSEISNMQSLEGLNLSHNNLSGLIPTTFDGMLGLSYIDVSYNHLQGPIPNNKAFQDGHSFEGNEGLCGNVVGLKSCNKHVSKRKLVFAIVFPILGAVLLSLLAIVFIKTRRKKELGTEKSDIHDEIFSISHFDGKKLYWEIIRATNGFDSIFCIGKGGSGSVYKAKLPSGSIVAVKKLHQKLDGEETLQKEFHKEISALINIRHRNIVKLCGFCSNSQHSFLVYEYLEKGSLASILSKEDEAKELDWSKRVRIVKGVAHALSYLHHDCVPPIVHRDLSSNNILLDYDYEPCISDFGTAKLLNPDSSNWSSLAGTYGYIAPELAYTRKITEKCDVYSFGVLALEVITGKRLGDLISSFSSPSVCENKLLKDVLDQRLPPPTLEVEHELTTIARVAITCRDSRPQLRPTMHMVSQSLSFQNAASIGGPDITLEQLIKI, from the exons ATGGGTAGAGTTTCAATTTATTGTGATAAACTATGCTTGACAGCTTGCCTTATCTTGTATATTCAGTTAGCTTCATCACAAAAAAGTTCTTTTGCTTCTGCCAATTCCACTGAAGCAGAAGCACTCCTCAAATGGAAAGCCAGCTTtcaaaaccaaacccaaaacaacctGACCTCATGGGTGAATGCAAATGAAGCCCCATGCAATACTTGGATTGGTGTTTCATGCAACTCAGCTGGAAGCATCAACGGATTAAACCTCACCAACTCTAGTATTCAaggtactctacttgaatttCCATTcatgtccttgcccaatcttGCATATGTTGACCTCAGCTTGAATGAACTTTTTGATCAAATCCCACCTGAGATCAGTTCCCTCAACAAACTCATCTATTTTGATATATCCTACAATCAAATGTCCGGAAAAATCCCACCCGAAATCGGTCTTTTAACAAATCTTCAGGTCCTTCACCTAAATGCAAATAAGTTCAACGGCTCAATTCCTCAAGAAATAGGCCAACTTAAATTTGTCTATGAGCTAGCTCTAAACTTCAACAATATAGAGGGTTCAATTCCAGCTTCTGTCGGTAATTTGAGCCAATTGACTTCTTTGATTCTCTTCGGAAACCAACTTTCGGGTTCTATTCCTCCCGAAATAGGAAACCTTTCGAAATTGGTTGAACTTTACCTGTATGACAACTATTTATCGGGTCCAATCCCTCTGAGTGTCGGGAACTTGAAAAATCTAACCATCATGGTGTTATACAACAATACCCTTTCTGGTTCTATCCCAACTTCTTTTGGCAATTTGACAAACCTTGTATATCTCTCTGTCTACGGTAATAAACTTTCCGGCACCATTCCTGAAGAGATTGGAAACTTGAAATTTGTTGAGGAAGTACACCTGGCTGCTAACCGATTTTCTGGTTATTTACCTCGAGATATTTGTAGTGGTGGACTGCTACAAAGGTTTACTGCCGAAAACAACAAATTTACAGGGCCAATCCCGAAAAGCTTGAAAGGTTGCAAGAGCTTAGTCAGAATCCGTCTTCAAGGGAACCAACTCAAAAGCAACATATCTGAAGACTTTGGTGTCTATCCGAATCTTCAGTTTGTAGATCTAAGCCACAATAGCTTATATGGAGAAATCTCAGACATTTGGGGACAGTGTCCCAACTTAACAACCCTACGATTTGCTGGGAACAACCTTACTGGTAGCATACCATCTGAGATTGCCAATGCAACTAAAATTCAAGAACTCGATTTTTCTTTGAATCATCTCGTTGGTGTGGTTCCCAAGGATTTGGGGAGATTGACTTCTATGGTGAATCTGAAGTTGAATGGCAATCAACTTTTGGGTTCCATACCCTCAGAATTTGGAGCATTCACTCAACTCGACTCTCTTGACATGTCCACCAACAAGTTGAATGGCTCAATTCCAAGCATTTTTGGCGAATTGATCAGTTTAAACTACTTGAATTTGAGCAACAACAATTTCAGTCAAGAAATTCCATTTCAGTTGGGAAAGTTATTTCACCTGTCACAGTTAGATTTAAGTCGTAACTCACTTGACGGAAAGATACCATCAGAAATTAGCAATATGCAGAGCTTGGAGGGGCTGAATCTTTCCCACAATAATCTTTCTGGTCTCATTCCAACAACGTTTGATGGAATGCTTGGCTTGTCGTACATAGACGTATCCTACAATCACTTGCAAGGTCCCATCCCCAACAACAAAGCATTTCAAGATGGTCACAGCTTTGAAGGGAATGAAGGATTGTGTGGAAATGTTGTAGGTCTAAAATCCTGCAATAAGCACGTCTCAAAAAGAAAACTCGTGTTTGCAATCGTTTTCCCTATCTTGGGAGCAGTTTTACTTTCTCTCCTTGCAATTGTCTTCAtcaaaacaagaagaaagaaagaactgGGAACAGAAAAGAGTGATATCCATGATGAAATTTTTTCAATCTCTCACTTTGATGGAAAAAAATTGTATTGGGAGATCATAAGAGCAACCAATGGTTTTGACTCCATATTTTGCATTGGGAAGGGAGGATCTGGAAGTGTCTACAAGGCAAAGCTACCATCAGGCAGCATAGTTGCAGTGAAGAAACTCCATCAAAAACTTGACGGCGAGGAGACATTGCAAAAGGAGTTCCACAAAGAAATAAGTGCACTAATCAATATACGACATCGAAACATTGTGAAACTTTGTGGTTTTTGTTCGAATTCGCAGCACTCCTTTTTGGTTTATGAATACCTAGAAAAGGGTAGTCTGGCTTCAATCTTGAGCAAAGAAGACGAAGCAAAAGAATTGGATTGGAGTAAGAGGGTGAGAATTGTAAAAGGCGTTGCTCATGCACTGTCTTACCTGCATCATGATTGCGTGCCGCCAATTGTACACCGAGACTTATCAAGCAACAACATTTTGCTGGATTATGACTATGAGCCTTGTATTTCAGACTTCGGTACTGCTAAGCTTTTGAATCCAGACTCATCGAATTGGAGCTCACTTGCAGGCACATATGGATATATAGCACCAG AGTTGGCCTACACAAGGAAGATAACTGAGAAATGTGACGTTTATAGCTTTGGAGTGCTGGCATTGGAAGTGATCACGGGAAAAAGACTAGGTGATTTAATCTCGTCCTTTTCGTCTCCATCTGTGTGTGAAAACAAATTGCTGAAGGACGTATTGGACCAACGACTCCCACCTCCTACACTTGAAGTTGAACATGAACTGACAACCATTGCAAGGGTAGCAATCACATGCAGGGATTCGCGACCGCAATTGAGGCCAACAATGCACATGGTTTCTCAGTCGTTATCATTCCAAAATGCAGCTTCAATTGGAGGACCAGACATCACACTTGAACAACTCATTAAGATTTAA
- the LOC137729634 gene encoding inosine-5'-monophosphate dehydrogenase 2-like, translated as MSASIFEDGFSSDRLFNQGYSYTYDDVIFLPHYIDFPTDSVHLASNLSRRIPLSIPCVSSPMDTVTESHMAISMAALGGIGIIHSNLTSSEQAHMVRSVKSRRVPLLSNPVFKSPSDRIQSDDVFDASNPYVLVTESGSPNSKLLGYVAGKDWVKLGDKEVKIYDYMVNCTDFTVPWSYDLGAIGEYMEEKKRDLVATVRENEVVDVVAKEQVERIKGYPKLGVGTVGPDGTWRVGAAIGTRESDKERLEELVKAGVDVVVLDSSQGNSIYQIEMIKYVKKMYSNLDVVGGNVVTVSQAQNLIQAGVDGLRVGMGSGSICTTQEVCAVGRGQATAVYKVASIASQSGVPVIADGGISNSGHIVKALVLGASTVMMGSFLAGSTEAPGVFVYQNGRRVKKYRGMGSLEAMTKGSDQRYLGDTAKLKIAQGVVGAVADKGSVLKFIPYTMQAVKQGFQDLGASSLQSAHELLKSSVLRLEVRTGAAQVEGGVHGLVSYEKKSF; from the exons ATGTCGGCCTCAATCTTCGAAGACGGCTTCTCCTCTGACCGGCTCTTCAACCAGGGCTACTCCTACACATACGATGACGTCATCTTCCTCCCTCACTACATCGACTTCCCCACCGACTCCGTCCATCTAGCCTCCAACCTCAGCCGCCGCATCCCTCTCTCGATTCCCTGCGTCTCGTCCCCGATGGACACCGTCACCGAGTCCCACATGGCCATTTCGATGGCCGCACTCGGCGGCATAGGCATCATCCACTCCAACTTGACGTCGTCCGAGCAAGCCCACATGGTCCGGTCCGTCAAGTCCCGCCGGGTCCCGCTTCTTTCGAACCCCGTCTTCAAATCCCCAAGCGATCGAATCCAATCTGACGACGTTTTCGACGCTTCCAATCCCTACGTTCTGGTTACTGAGAGTGGCAGCCCCAATTCGAAGCTTTTGGGGTACGTGGCGGGCAAGGATTGGGTGAAATTGGGGGACAAGGAGGTGAAGATTTACGATTACATGGTGAACTGTACGGACTTCACGGTGCCGTGGAGTTACGATTTGGGGGCGATTGGGGAGTACATGGAGGAGAAAAAACGAGATTTGGTGGCGACTGTGAGGGAAAATGAGGTGGTGGATGTGGTGGCGAAGGAGCAGGTGGAGAGGATTAAAGGGTACCCCAAATTGGGGGTTGGGACGGTGGGTCCCGACGGGACGTGGCGGGTTGGGGCGGCGATCGGGACGAGGGAGTCGGATAAGGAGAGGTTGGAGGAGTTGGTGAAGGCAGGGGTGGATGTAGTGGTGTTGGATAGCTCTCAGGGGAACTCCATTTATCAGATTGAGATGATAAAGTATGTGAAGAAAATGTACTCGAATTTGGATGTAGTTGGCGGGAATGTGGTGACGGTGAGTCAGGCGCAGAATTTGATTCAGGCTGGTGTTGACGGGTTGAGGGTTGGAATGGGGTCTGGCTCAATTTGTACCACTCAAGAGGTCTGCGCTGTCGGTCGCGGACAG GCAACTGCTGTTTACAAGGTTGCGTCTATTGCTTCACAAAGTGGGGTGCCCGTGATTGCTGATGGTGGAATTTCCAATTCTGGACACATTGTCAAGGCTTTGGTCCTTGGGGCTTCTACTGTCATGATGGGAAGCTTCTTAGCTGGAAGCACGGAGGCTCCCGGGGTTTTTGTGTATCAG AATGGTCGCCGAGTCAAAAAATATCGAGGCATGGGGTCTCTTGAAGCAATGACAAAAGGGAGTGATCAGAGGTACTTGGGCGATACAGCTAAGCTGAAAATTGCACAGGGGGTTGTTGGGGCAGTTGCAGACAAAGGTTCTGTTTTGAAGTTCATACCATATACAATGCAAGCTGTGAAACAAGGTTTCCAAGATCTTGGTGCTTCTTCATTGCAGTCTGCTCATGAACTCTTAAAATCAAGTGTTTTAAGGCTAGAG GTAAGAACAGGAGCAGCACAAGTAGAAGGTGGAGTTCATGGTCTGGTTTCTTACGAGAAGAAATCGTTTTGA